One genomic region from Cyanobium usitatum str. Tous encodes:
- a CDS encoding glycogen/starch/alpha-glucan phosphorylase, with protein MSDLQPSNLRLPTPGCYADPDRSGLTAENVFDGMTEHLFYTLGKLAPTASRHDLYMALSYAVRDRLMTRYLAGIEALSASPTRVVAYLSAEFLIGPQLGNNLLMLGIQQEAAEALRRFGINDINEILDVEEEPGLGNGGLGRLAACFLESLASLEIPATGYGIRYEFGIFDQLIRDGWQVEITDKWLKSGWPWELPHPDQACFVGFGGHTESYRDEHGTYRVRWIPAEHAIGVPHDVPVLGYRVNTCDRLRLWRADAAESFDFYAFNSGDYYGAVEEKVGSETLSKVLYPNDGTDEGRRLRLKQQHFFVSCSLQDMIRNLDARGIPITDFPDNWAVQLNDTHPAIAVAELMRLLLDDKHLEWEVAWNITSRSLSYTNHTLLPEALEKWGLGLFGSLLPRHLELIYEINRRFLQQVRLKYPGNEQILRKVSIIDEEGDKAVRMANLATVASHHVNGVAALHSELVKTELFPEFAALWPEKFTNVTNGVTPRRWVALANPQLAALLNESIGTGWINHLDELRRLEQFVDDSSFLERWEATKLGVKGQLSNYIHRHTGVLVDPTSLFDVQVKRIHEYKRQHLNALQVVAQYLRIKNGQAEGMAPRTVIFGGKAAPGYYMAKLIIRFINGIAETINADPDMEGRLRVIFLADYNVKLGERVYPASDLSEQISTAGKEASGTGNMKFAMNGALTIGTLDGANVEIREQVGAENFFLFGKTAEEISELSQSGYRPWELIGGMPELAEILRLVEQGHFSNGDGDLFRPLLQNLTGRDPFFVLADFNDYLRAQSEVDLAWADRGRWNRMSLLNSARSGFFSSDRSIRDYAERIWKAESFPVTITCELD; from the coding sequence ATGAGCGACCTCCAACCCAGCAACCTGCGTCTGCCCACCCCGGGCTGCTACGCCGACCCAGATCGCAGTGGCCTGACCGCGGAAAACGTGTTCGACGGCATGACTGAGCACCTTTTTTACACGCTCGGCAAGCTCGCCCCCACGGCCAGCCGCCACGACCTCTACATGGCCCTCAGCTACGCGGTGCGCGACCGGCTGATGACCCGATACCTGGCTGGCATTGAGGCGCTCAGTGCCAGCCCGACTCGAGTGGTGGCCTATCTATCCGCTGAATTTCTGATCGGGCCCCAACTGGGCAACAACCTGTTGATGCTGGGCATCCAGCAGGAAGCGGCAGAAGCCCTGCGCCGTTTCGGCATCAACGACATCAACGAAATCCTCGATGTTGAGGAGGAGCCTGGCCTGGGCAACGGAGGCCTGGGTCGACTGGCGGCCTGCTTCCTGGAATCACTGGCCTCGCTGGAAATACCAGCCACCGGCTACGGCATCCGCTACGAATTCGGCATTTTTGACCAGCTGATCCGCGATGGCTGGCAGGTGGAGATCACCGATAAGTGGCTCAAGAGCGGCTGGCCCTGGGAGCTGCCCCATCCCGATCAAGCCTGCTTCGTGGGTTTCGGCGGCCACACTGAGAGCTACCGCGATGAGCACGGCACCTACCGGGTTCGCTGGATTCCGGCCGAGCACGCCATTGGCGTTCCCCACGACGTACCAGTGCTGGGCTACCGGGTCAACACCTGCGACCGGCTGCGGTTATGGCGAGCCGATGCCGCCGAATCCTTTGACTTCTACGCCTTCAACAGCGGCGACTATTACGGCGCCGTGGAAGAGAAGGTGGGCTCCGAGACCCTCTCCAAGGTGCTCTATCCCAACGACGGCACGGATGAGGGTCGGCGCCTGCGCCTGAAGCAGCAGCACTTCTTCGTGAGCTGCTCCCTCCAGGACATGATCCGCAACCTCGATGCCCGCGGCATCCCGATCACGGATTTCCCCGATAACTGGGCGGTGCAGCTAAATGACACCCACCCGGCCATCGCCGTGGCAGAGCTGATGCGCCTGCTACTCGATGACAAGCACCTGGAATGGGAGGTCGCCTGGAACATCACCAGTCGCTCCCTTTCTTACACCAATCACACCCTGCTGCCGGAAGCCCTCGAGAAGTGGGGCTTGGGGTTATTTGGCTCCCTGCTACCCCGCCACCTGGAGCTGATCTACGAGATCAACCGCCGCTTCTTGCAACAGGTGCGCCTCAAATATCCGGGCAACGAGCAGATCCTGCGCAAGGTCTCGATCATCGATGAGGAGGGCGATAAGGCAGTCCGCATGGCCAATCTGGCCACCGTTGCTTCCCACCACGTCAACGGCGTAGCAGCCCTGCACAGCGAACTGGTCAAAACCGAGCTGTTTCCTGAATTCGCGGCCCTATGGCCCGAGAAATTCACCAATGTCACCAACGGCGTCACCCCGAGGCGCTGGGTGGCCCTGGCCAATCCCCAGCTGGCGGCCCTACTGAATGAATCGATTGGCACCGGCTGGATTAACCATCTCGATGAGCTGCGCCGCCTGGAGCAGTTCGTCGATGACAGCAGCTTCCTCGAGCGCTGGGAAGCCACCAAGCTGGGCGTTAAGGGCCAGCTGAGTAATTACATCCATCGCCACACGGGTGTGCTGGTCGATCCCACCTCCCTATTCGATGTGCAGGTGAAACGGATCCACGAATACAAACGCCAGCACCTCAATGCCCTGCAGGTGGTGGCCCAGTACCTGCGCATCAAGAATGGTCAGGCTGAGGGTATGGCCCCGCGCACGGTGATCTTCGGCGGCAAGGCAGCACCGGGCTATTACATGGCCAAGCTAATTATTCGTTTCATCAACGGCATCGCCGAAACGATCAACGCCGACCCCGACATGGAGGGCCGGCTGCGAGTGATCTTCCTGGCCGACTACAACGTCAAGCTGGGTGAGCGGGTTTACCCCGCCTCCGACCTCTCAGAGCAGATCTCAACTGCCGGCAAGGAAGCCTCCGGCACCGGCAACATGAAGTTCGCCATGAATGGGGCGCTGACCATCGGCACTCTCGATGGCGCCAACGTGGAAATCCGCGAACAGGTGGGTGCCGAGAACTTCTTCCTGTTTGGCAAGACAGCTGAGGAGATCTCCGAGCTGTCCCAGTCGGGTTATCGCCCCTGGGAGCTGATCGGGGGAATGCCCGAGTTGGCCGAGATCCTGCGACTGGTGGAGCAGGGCCACTTCAGCAATGGGGATGGCGACCTATTTAGGCCGCTGCTGCAAAACCTCACCGGCCGGGATCCCTTCTTTGTGCTGGCCGATTTCAACGACTATCTGCGGGCCCAGTCCGAGGTCGACCTGGCCTGGGCCGACAGGGGTCGCTGGAACCGCATGTCGTTGCTGAATTCAGCCCGCAGTGGCTTCTTCTCTTCAGATCGCTCAATCCGCGACTACGCAGAGCGGATATGGAAAGCCGAGAGCTTCCCGGTCACGATCACCTGCGAATTGGACTGA